Proteins co-encoded in one Terriglobales bacterium genomic window:
- a CDS encoding PadR family transcriptional regulator, translating to MNANNPRDLFPGALEMMILRTLRLQPMHGYALCQYIKRASDDLLQIEEGSLYPALQRLLKNELVTAEWGVSSTNRRVRIYRLTAKGRKHLAHEVSAFERMLEGVTRVLAPAKS from the coding sequence ATGAATGCGAACAACCCACGTGATCTATTTCCTGGCGCACTGGAGATGATGATCCTGCGCACGTTGCGGCTGCAGCCGATGCACGGATACGCGCTCTGCCAGTACATCAAACGCGCTTCCGATGATCTGCTGCAGATTGAAGAAGGATCGCTCTATCCGGCGCTGCAGCGATTGCTCAAGAATGAACTGGTCACTGCGGAGTGGGGTGTTTCATCGACAAATAGACGCGTTCGCATTTACAGGCTCACTGCGAAGGGACGGAAGCATCTTGCGCATGAGGTTTCGGCGTTTGAGCGCATGCTCGAAGGCGTGACTCGCGTGTTGGCTCCGGCAAAGTCATGA
- a CDS encoding ABC transporter permease, which produces MNWITQLRRRNDLCDDLSAEIRGHLEERTQELIEAGMSPAEAAASAQREFGNATLIEERGRETWHWMWIEDFLADVRYGFRALRKNPGFTIVAVLTLALGIGANSAIFSLVNAVLLRSLPFPEPERLVSFSAHNWYPQGGFVAMRSSLRTVDVAAYLEGEGLNLTGQGDPQRLYGTEVSAEFFSLLGVHPKLGRVFQSGEDHPGRDSKVILSSALWQEKFRGDPGIIGRQITLAGVSREVVGVMPAEFQFGSPKTQLWIPFAFDPRSDTYWQRDWVPIIGRLRDGATPAGAQAELQVFQSRLFALFPGKLPSSTWQPARVISLQQQIVGDVQPKLLILLGAITLVLLIACANVANLLLARAASRKREIAVRATLGAGRWRICRQLLAESVLLGIAGAAIGLALAWVGVAWLKSELPAESIPRLPTISIDPLVLLFTTAVGICTGFIFGLAPALQLSKVDLTESLKTGSKNTVGGSQRLRSGLVVSEIALAVVLVTAAGLLVKSLWQLVHVDPGFRSESILSARLTPNQAFCADFSRCQSFYSALLDRVRALPGVHGAALVNALPLNGRVAFIAARFEGYPQDTGNQPEPLIFDSVITPEYLSVMQIPLLEGRGFTPSDSAPKAEPVALITASTARKYWPGEDPVGKHVRAAWEPQDPRDNHWRRIVGVVPDVREDSMAQTLPDWIAGAIYEPYSAHAVLIDRRPATEMTVVMRSSNDAASISGALREAVRELNPEVPVTEVQTLRAVVDKSVSAPRSIMLLFAIFAGLAIVLGAVGVYGVISYSVAQRTSEIGVRMALGASRGKIQSLILGHGARIALMGVGLGLMGAFLATRLMASLLYGVTATDGMTFIAVAVLLSLVALAAAYFPARRAMRLDPLVALRYE; this is translated from the coding sequence ATGAACTGGATCACGCAGCTACGCAGACGAAACGATCTTTGCGACGATCTCTCGGCCGAGATTCGCGGACACCTCGAGGAGAGAACGCAGGAACTCATCGAGGCGGGAATGTCGCCTGCGGAGGCTGCCGCGAGCGCACAGCGCGAATTCGGCAACGCCACTCTCATCGAGGAACGCGGACGCGAGACCTGGCATTGGATGTGGATCGAAGATTTTCTTGCCGACGTGCGCTATGGCTTCCGCGCACTGCGCAAAAATCCGGGATTCACGATTGTGGCGGTGCTTACGCTGGCGTTGGGCATCGGCGCGAACAGCGCGATCTTCAGCCTGGTGAATGCGGTTCTTCTCCGCTCCTTGCCCTTTCCCGAACCGGAACGACTCGTCAGTTTCAGCGCACACAATTGGTATCCGCAAGGTGGCTTTGTCGCCATGCGATCGAGTCTGCGAACCGTAGATGTGGCTGCATACCTGGAAGGTGAAGGACTCAACCTCACAGGGCAGGGCGATCCACAAAGACTCTACGGAACCGAGGTGTCGGCCGAGTTCTTTTCTCTTCTCGGAGTACATCCGAAATTGGGAAGAGTCTTTCAGAGTGGCGAGGACCATCCCGGACGCGATTCGAAAGTCATCCTCAGTTCCGCGCTTTGGCAAGAGAAATTCCGCGGTGATCCCGGCATCATTGGCCGCCAAATCACTCTGGCGGGCGTAAGCCGCGAAGTGGTTGGCGTGATGCCCGCCGAGTTCCAATTTGGGTCTCCGAAGACTCAGCTCTGGATCCCGTTCGCCTTCGACCCTCGCAGCGATACGTACTGGCAGCGAGACTGGGTTCCTATCATCGGCAGGTTGCGAGACGGAGCGACGCCTGCGGGGGCACAGGCGGAGCTTCAGGTATTTCAGAGCCGGCTGTTCGCGCTGTTTCCGGGAAAGCTGCCTTCGAGCACATGGCAGCCAGCGCGCGTGATCTCACTCCAGCAGCAGATTGTGGGTGACGTTCAACCGAAGCTGCTGATCCTGCTCGGAGCGATCACGTTGGTTCTGCTGATCGCATGCGCGAATGTAGCCAACTTGTTGCTGGCGCGCGCTGCATCGAGAAAGCGGGAGATCGCGGTTAGGGCAACGCTCGGCGCGGGACGATGGCGCATTTGCCGGCAGTTGTTAGCGGAGAGCGTCCTGCTGGGAATTGCCGGCGCGGCAATCGGACTGGCGCTCGCGTGGGTGGGCGTCGCGTGGCTCAAATCGGAACTGCCGGCGGAGAGTATTCCGCGATTGCCGACGATATCTATTGATCCGCTAGTACTGTTGTTTACGACCGCAGTCGGAATCTGCACGGGTTTTATTTTCGGACTCGCGCCGGCGCTGCAGCTATCCAAAGTTGATCTGACCGAGTCGCTCAAAACGGGATCGAAGAATACTGTGGGCGGCAGCCAGCGTTTACGCAGTGGTCTGGTCGTTTCCGAAATTGCACTGGCAGTCGTGTTGGTAACTGCGGCCGGGCTGCTGGTGAAAAGCTTGTGGCAGCTTGTCCACGTCGATCCCGGATTTCGCAGCGAGTCAATTCTGAGCGCCCGACTCACACCGAATCAGGCTTTTTGCGCTGACTTCAGCCGCTGCCAGTCGTTCTATAGCGCATTGCTTGATCGAGTGCGAGCGCTGCCCGGAGTGCACGGAGCCGCGCTGGTGAATGCGCTTCCGCTGAATGGTCGTGTGGCGTTCATTGCGGCTCGGTTCGAAGGCTATCCGCAGGATACCGGCAATCAACCCGAACCTCTGATCTTCGACAGCGTGATTACGCCTGAGTATCTCTCGGTGATGCAGATTCCCCTGCTTGAAGGCAGAGGGTTCACGCCGTCGGATTCTGCGCCGAAGGCCGAGCCGGTGGCGCTGATTACCGCCTCAACCGCGCGCAAGTATTGGCCGGGAGAAGATCCCGTGGGAAAACATGTAAGGGCTGCGTGGGAGCCTCAAGATCCGCGCGACAACCATTGGCGCAGAATCGTAGGCGTGGTGCCGGATGTGCGCGAGGACAGCATGGCTCAGACTCTGCCTGACTGGATCGCAGGAGCAATCTATGAACCGTACAGCGCGCATGCCGTGCTGATTGACCGGCGTCCTGCGACGGAGATGACCGTAGTGATGCGGAGCTCGAACGATGCTGCGAGCATCTCCGGCGCGCTGCGCGAGGCGGTGAGAGAGCTTAATCCTGAAGTTCCGGTAACCGAGGTTCAAACCTTGCGCGCTGTGGTGGATAAATCCGTTTCTGCACCGCGTTCGATCATGTTGCTGTTCGCAATTTTTGCCGGATTGGCGATCGTGCTTGGCGCAGTTGGAGTATATGGAGTGATTTCGTACTCGGTCGCGCAACGAACTTCGGAGATCGGCGTACGTATGGCCTTAGGAGCGAGTCGCGGCAAAATTCAATCCCTGATCTTGGGGCATGGGGCCCGAATCGCTTTGATGGGAGTTGGCCTTGGTTTGATGGGCGCGTTTTTGGCGACGAGGCTGATGGCGAGTTTGCTATACGGCGTCACCGCTACTGATGGAATGACCTTTATTGCGGTGGCTGTTCTGCTCTCGCTCGTGGCGCTGGCTGCGGCCTACTTCCCGGCACGCCGGGCAATGAGACTTGATCCGCTGGTTGCGCTTCGATATGAATGA
- a CDS encoding VWA domain-containing protein, with protein sequence MKFCHAVPSASSRWIRFVLLFSALMMLWVPAFPQTQDLPPPKNPDTGPQTNSDEGSSPVIRNRTQPSDDNPMQTLKVNVDVVNLLFNVKDKKGQLLPNLAKDEFQVSEDGKPQTIKYFKAESNLPLTIGILLDTSASQERVLPIEKEVGAQFLQRMLRKQDEAFLISFDVNVDLLQDYTNNGRDIRKGMDAAKINAGGAVGGIPGIGQGPVDIPPKGTLLYDAVYLAAHDKLRSEVGRKALVLLTDGEDQGSQLKLQDALEAAQKSDVIVYVLLISDSGVAMGTGSGLMRKLSEETGGRVIHVGNNQDKLQKAFDQISEELRSQYSIGYTPTNDKHDGTYRKVEIKTKDGYKVQARKGYYAAAS encoded by the coding sequence ATGAAGTTTTGTCACGCTGTTCCCAGTGCGTCCAGCCGCTGGATACGCTTTGTGCTGCTCTTCTCTGCTTTGATGATGTTGTGGGTGCCTGCGTTCCCACAAACTCAAGATCTGCCTCCGCCCAAGAATCCCGACACTGGCCCCCAGACCAACAGCGACGAGGGCAGCTCGCCGGTGATTCGCAATCGTACCCAGCCAAGCGACGATAACCCTATGCAGACGCTGAAGGTTAACGTCGATGTCGTGAATCTTCTCTTCAACGTGAAGGATAAAAAGGGACAGCTATTGCCGAATCTGGCAAAAGATGAATTTCAGGTAAGCGAAGACGGCAAACCGCAAACAATTAAATACTTCAAAGCGGAATCTAATCTTCCGCTGACCATCGGCATCCTGCTCGACACCTCAGCCAGCCAGGAGCGCGTGCTGCCGATTGAGAAAGAAGTTGGGGCGCAGTTCCTGCAACGAATGCTGCGGAAGCAAGACGAAGCCTTCCTCATCAGCTTCGACGTAAATGTAGATCTCCTGCAGGACTACACCAACAACGGTCGCGATATTCGCAAGGGCATGGACGCCGCCAAAATCAATGCCGGCGGCGCAGTAGGCGGAATCCCCGGAATTGGCCAAGGCCCAGTAGACATTCCACCCAAAGGCACTCTTCTTTATGACGCGGTCTATCTCGCCGCACACGACAAGCTGCGCAGCGAAGTAGGCCGCAAGGCTTTGGTTCTGCTAACCGACGGGGAAGACCAAGGCAGCCAGTTAAAGCTGCAGGACGCCCTTGAAGCGGCGCAGAAGTCGGACGTGATCGTCTACGTGCTGCTGATCAGCGACAGTGGCGTTGCCATGGGCACCGGCTCCGGTCTGATGAGGAAGCTCTCCGAGGAAACCGGCGGGCGAGTAATCCACGTCGGGAACAATCAGGACAAATTGCAGAAGGCCTTTGATCAGATCTCGGAAGAGCTGCGCAGCCAATACAGCATCGGCTACACACCGACCAACGACAAACACGACGGCACTTACCGGAAGGTAGAGATCAAGACGAAAGACGGCTACAAGGTGCAGGCACGGAAGGGATACTACGCGGCGGCGAGCTGA
- a CDS encoding VWA domain-containing protein: MRVGRFTALITTIVLLCTWLPAQSQKQNLPDAPQPQQTLPPVPATESSSHDTPPPAPTAQPTENKTAEPASTPAPATPETSKAPVSTPQEVRNPETPDTQRLYTLGVNVNFIEIPVTVKDDSGRMVEGLLPRDFTVYEDGVRQKLSFFTSDPLAISAAVLIDVSMPATELRKVQAGLQALQAAFSPYDEVAVYTYGNSVTRESGFNAAGGRLGDALNRVAQDKHGTYSGVPVSGGPFGAGPTVNGHPMDPSVPQTPIIPRERHVLNDAVLEAALDLSKVPPGRRRIIMVIGEGREVGSDASYADVLKVLLTNKVSVYGIGVGTAGVPLVRKLEQINLPGTGNSNILPKYASATGGEVFSEITRQAIEQAYASVTVVARNQYTLGYYTQATLADNYRDIEVRIDRPGLRVTAKAGYYPLPPGRK, encoded by the coding sequence ATGCGAGTGGGACGGTTTACCGCACTGATAACGACCATCGTGCTTCTCTGCACGTGGCTTCCGGCGCAATCACAGAAACAGAATTTGCCCGACGCCCCACAGCCCCAGCAGACGCTGCCTCCGGTACCGGCAACGGAGTCGAGCTCGCACGACACGCCTCCACCCGCGCCTACGGCCCAGCCGACGGAAAACAAAACAGCGGAACCTGCTTCCACTCCGGCGCCAGCGACGCCGGAAACCAGTAAGGCTCCGGTTTCAACTCCACAAGAAGTCCGGAACCCCGAGACACCTGATACGCAGCGGCTCTATACCCTTGGCGTCAACGTTAACTTTATTGAGATTCCGGTCACGGTAAAGGACGATTCAGGTCGAATGGTTGAAGGCCTGCTGCCCAGGGATTTCACTGTCTACGAAGACGGAGTGCGCCAGAAGCTGAGCTTTTTCACGAGCGATCCGCTGGCGATCTCAGCGGCGGTCCTCATCGATGTGAGCATGCCCGCGACTGAGTTGCGCAAAGTGCAAGCCGGACTGCAAGCGCTTCAGGCAGCATTTAGTCCGTATGATGAAGTTGCGGTGTACACCTACGGAAACTCCGTGACTCGGGAGTCTGGATTTAATGCCGCCGGAGGTCGCTTGGGGGATGCCTTGAACCGCGTGGCCCAGGATAAGCATGGCACCTACAGCGGAGTGCCGGTCAGCGGCGGCCCGTTTGGGGCGGGTCCGACTGTGAATGGACATCCGATGGACCCCAGCGTTCCCCAGACGCCGATCATCCCACGCGAGCGCCACGTCCTCAATGATGCTGTGCTGGAAGCAGCGTTAGATTTGTCCAAAGTCCCGCCCGGCCGGAGGCGGATCATCATGGTCATTGGGGAAGGCCGTGAGGTCGGCAGCGACGCCTCTTACGCAGACGTTCTGAAAGTGTTGCTTACGAACAAAGTCAGCGTGTACGGCATTGGCGTTGGCACCGCCGGAGTTCCACTTGTGCGCAAGCTGGAACAGATCAATCTTCCCGGAACGGGAAATTCGAACATCCTGCCGAAATATGCCAGCGCTACTGGAGGCGAGGTTTTCAGCGAAATTACTCGCCAGGCAATCGAGCAGGCTTATGCGTCGGTGACCGTCGTCGCGCGCAATCAGTACACGCTCGGCTATTACACGCAGGCTACGCTCGCGGACAACTACCGCGACATTGAGGTCCGAATTGATCGTCCTGGACTGCGCGTAACGGCGAAAGCGGGCTATTATCCACTGCCTCCCGGGCGGAAGTGA
- a CDS encoding GTPase domain-containing protein, which produces MSFINFAAREINCKIVYYGAGLGGKTTNLQHIFNKTNEKQKGKMISLATETDRTLFFDFLPLDLGTVRGFKTRFHLYTVPGQVFYDASRKLILRGVDGVVFVADSQPERMDANIEALDNLQDNLKEHGYDFTKIPYVLQLNKRDLPNVLPVDQLKKELLKKNEPVFEAVAFQGNGVFETLREVARQVLVELKKG; this is translated from the coding sequence TTGAGCTTTATCAATTTCGCAGCTCGCGAAATCAACTGCAAAATCGTCTATTACGGGGCCGGTCTAGGCGGCAAGACTACCAACCTTCAGCATATTTTCAATAAGACCAATGAAAAGCAGAAGGGCAAGATGATCTCGCTGGCCACCGAGACCGATCGAACCCTCTTCTTCGATTTTCTGCCGCTGGACCTCGGCACAGTTCGCGGCTTCAAGACGCGATTCCATCTCTACACCGTACCCGGACAGGTGTTCTATGACGCCAGCCGCAAGCTCATTCTTCGCGGCGTTGATGGTGTGGTCTTCGTAGCGGATTCACAGCCCGAGCGCATGGACGCCAACATCGAAGCGCTCGACAATCTGCAGGACAACCTCAAAGAGCACGGCTACGACTTCACCAAAATTCCCTACGTTCTCCAGCTCAACAAACGCGATCTGCCCAACGTTCTTCCGGTAGATCAACTGAAAAAAGAGCTGCTAAAGAAGAACGAACCAGTCTTTGAAGCCGTCGCCTTCCAAGGCAACGGCGTTTTTGAAACCCTCCGCGAAGTCGCAAGACAGGTACTTGTCGAACTGAAGAAGGGTTGA
- the groL gene encoding chaperonin GroEL (60 kDa chaperone family; promotes refolding of misfolded polypeptides especially under stressful conditions; forms two stacked rings of heptamers to form a barrel-shaped 14mer; ends can be capped by GroES; misfolded proteins enter the barrel where they are refolded when GroES binds), which yields MAKQIVHGEESRQAILRGVNVLADAVKVTLGPKGRNVVIEKKFGSPTITKDGVTVAKEIELKDALENMGAQMVREVASKTSDVAGDGTTTATVLAQSIFREGVKTVAAGANPMALKRGIEKAVQAVVGTVDEEGNRKGGALSGFSKPVSGEMIAQVGTISANNDETIGKIIAEAMKKVGKDGVITVEESKTMETQLEVVEGMQFDRGYLSPYFVTDPERMEAVLENPYILIYEKKISSMKDLLPLLEQIAKSGTPLVIVAEDVEGEALATLVVNKLRGTLNVAAVKAPGFGDRRKAMLQDIAILTGGKAITEDLGIKLENVQVNDLGRAKRVTIDKDNTTIIEGKGQTKEIEGRVKEIRAQIEKTTSDYDREKLQERLAKLVGGVAVIKVGAATETEMKEKKARVEDAMHATRAAVEEGIVPGGGVALVRCIAAVEALQKTLTGDEAIGASIVKRALEEPLRQIVGNAGEEGAVVIGKIRDSKDNNFGYNAQTGAFEDLVKAGVIDPTKVTRTALQNAGSIAGLMLTTEALVSELPEEKKEAPMPGGHGGMGGMY from the coding sequence ATGGCAAAGCAGATCGTACACGGCGAGGAGTCGCGTCAGGCGATTCTCCGCGGCGTCAACGTACTGGCTGACGCAGTGAAGGTGACGCTCGGTCCGAAGGGCCGCAACGTCGTTATTGAGAAGAAGTTCGGTTCGCCGACCATCACCAAGGATGGCGTGACCGTAGCAAAGGAAATCGAGCTGAAGGATGCGCTCGAAAACATGGGCGCGCAGATGGTGCGCGAGGTCGCTTCGAAGACCTCCGACGTTGCCGGTGACGGCACCACCACCGCGACCGTGCTGGCACAGTCGATCTTCCGCGAAGGCGTGAAGACCGTCGCAGCCGGAGCGAATCCGATGGCTCTGAAGCGCGGCATCGAGAAGGCTGTCCAGGCCGTTGTCGGTACCGTCGATGAGGAAGGCAACCGCAAGGGCGGCGCTCTCAGCGGATTCTCCAAGCCCGTTTCGGGAGAGATGATCGCGCAGGTCGGCACCATCTCGGCCAACAACGACGAGACCATCGGCAAAATCATCGCCGAGGCCATGAAGAAAGTCGGCAAGGATGGCGTGATCACGGTGGAAGAGTCGAAGACGATGGAGACGCAGCTCGAGGTCGTCGAAGGTATGCAGTTCGACCGCGGCTATCTCTCTCCGTACTTCGTCACCGATCCAGAGCGCATGGAAGCCGTCCTGGAGAATCCCTACATCCTGATCTACGAGAAGAAGATCAGCTCGATGAAGGACCTGCTCCCGCTGCTCGAGCAGATCGCGAAGAGCGGCACACCGCTTGTGATCGTCGCTGAAGACGTGGAAGGCGAAGCGCTGGCCACTCTCGTGGTCAACAAGCTGCGCGGCACGCTGAACGTCGCCGCCGTGAAGGCTCCTGGATTCGGCGATCGCCGCAAGGCCATGCTGCAGGACATCGCCATCCTCACCGGTGGCAAGGCCATCACCGAAGATCTCGGCATTAAGCTCGAGAACGTCCAGGTGAACGACCTTGGCCGCGCAAAGCGCGTCACCATCGACAAGGACAACACCACCATCATCGAAGGCAAGGGACAGACCAAGGAGATCGAGGGCCGCGTGAAAGAGATTCGCGCCCAGATCGAAAAGACCACCAGCGACTACGATCGCGAGAAGCTCCAGGAGCGCCTGGCGAAGCTCGTGGGCGGCGTTGCGGTGATCAAGGTCGGTGCTGCGACCGAGACCGAGATGAAGGAAAAGAAAGCTCGCGTCGAAGACGCAATGCACGCAACCCGCGCGGCTGTCGAAGAGGGCATCGTCCCTGGCGGCGGCGTAGCCCTTGTGCGCTGCATCGCGGCTGTGGAAGCTCTGCAGAAGACGCTTACCGGCGACGAAGCCATCGGCGCGTCGATCGTGAAGCGCGCTCTTGAAGAGCCTCTGCGTCAGATCGTCGGCAACGCCGGCGAAGAAGGCGCGGTCGTGATCGGCAAGATCCGTGACTCCAAGGACAACAACTTCGGATACAACGCCCAGACCGGAGCATTCGAAGACCTGGTTAAGGCGGGCGTAATCGATCCGACGAAAGTCACCCGCACTGCCCTGCAGAACGCCGGCTCCATCGCCGGCCTAATGCTGACCACCGAAGCCCTGGTCAGTGAGCTTCCGGAAGAGAAGAAGGAAGCTCCAATGCCCGGCGGCCACGGCGGCATGGGCGGAATGTACTAG
- a CDS encoding co-chaperone GroES translates to MAKLTPLHDRILVRRVEEGETVRGGIIIPDTAKEKPQEGEVIAVGAGKKNDKGERQPVDVKEGDRILFGKYAGNEIKIDGEELLIIREEEVLGILSGAAKSVRKAS, encoded by the coding sequence ATGGCAAAGCTAACTCCATTGCATGACCGCATTCTGGTTCGCCGCGTTGAAGAGGGCGAAACCGTTCGTGGCGGCATCATCATTCCCGACACTGCGAAGGAGAAGCCGCAGGAGGGTGAAGTGATTGCCGTTGGTGCTGGCAAGAAGAACGACAAGGGCGAGAGACAGCCTGTAGACGTGAAAGAAGGCGATCGCATTCTCTTCGGCAAGTACGCAGGTAACGAGATCAAGATCGACGGCGAAGAGCTGCTGATCATCCGCGAAGAAGAAGTGCTCGGAATCCTCTCCGGCGCCGCGAAGTCGGTAAGGAAAGCAAGTTAA
- a CDS encoding cyclic nucleotide-binding domain-containing protein, with translation MALAAQEKTSSPNPLNLVTANDWVLIKAGARQMKFNAGDVLIHQDSPGGTLFLLRSGSARIEANGVLLTKIGPGQICGEIAFLENCLCSATVIAETEVEVDAIDCAELHRIFRMFPHVGARFYQSLAVLLSRRLRETSHSFLEAQKRRF, from the coding sequence ATGGCTCTCGCAGCGCAGGAAAAGACAAGCTCGCCGAATCCGCTGAATCTGGTCACCGCAAATGACTGGGTACTAATCAAGGCTGGTGCTCGCCAGATGAAGTTCAACGCGGGGGACGTGCTCATTCATCAGGATTCTCCAGGCGGAACGCTCTTCCTGTTGCGCAGCGGAAGCGCCCGCATCGAAGCCAATGGAGTTCTACTGACTAAGATTGGGCCGGGGCAGATTTGCGGCGAGATCGCGTTCCTTGAAAACTGCCTATGCAGTGCCACGGTGATCGCAGAAACCGAAGTCGAAGTGGACGCGATCGACTGCGCCGAGCTGCATCGCATCTTCCGCATGTTCCCGCACGTAGGAGCCAGGTTCTATCAGTCGCTCGCTGTGCTACTGTCACGCCGCCTGCGCGAAACATCGCACAGCTTCCTCGAAGCCCAGAAGCGCCGATTTTAA
- a CDS encoding alpha/beta hydrolase, giving the protein MLYFAIAIGIAVLLVVCGIVYQTLGLRSDQRRFPAPGRLIDVGGHRLHLYEIGSGPSVILESGISASSLNWRRVQNEAARFARVCSYDRSGLGWSDLCNQPCAPTALARQLHALLQAAHIPAPYILVGHSFGGLIVRAFASEFGNETAGLVLVDPLDPAEWTPITEQQQRMIAHGIRLARRGALAARLGVVRVCLNLLLAGNRLLPRAAAKAWSGRAAEVTDRIGGQVRKMPEETWPLVACHWKQSKSFEGMARHFECLAQSIVESSDFPVLGLPVTMLVGAQNEHPTDQDAYARRISTRTKIVMAEKSGHWIQLDEPELVVDAIREMVEAMQQQNRRR; this is encoded by the coding sequence GTGCTCTATTTTGCTATCGCCATCGGAATTGCAGTGCTGCTGGTGGTCTGCGGCATCGTCTATCAGACGCTCGGCTTGCGATCTGACCAGCGCCGCTTCCCTGCTCCGGGCCGGCTGATCGACGTCGGCGGGCATCGGCTTCATCTTTACGAAATCGGCTCCGGGCCATCTGTCATTCTCGAATCGGGAATTTCGGCTTCGTCGCTCAACTGGCGCAGAGTGCAAAACGAGGCCGCTCGATTCGCGCGTGTCTGCAGCTACGATCGCTCTGGCCTGGGCTGGAGCGATTTGTGCAATCAGCCATGCGCACCAACAGCTTTGGCGCGCCAGCTTCATGCTTTACTTCAGGCTGCTCATATTCCTGCGCCTTACATCCTGGTCGGACACTCGTTCGGTGGGCTGATTGTGCGTGCATTCGCGTCAGAGTTCGGCAATGAGACTGCCGGGCTGGTGCTGGTCGATCCTCTTGATCCAGCCGAATGGACTCCCATCACCGAACAGCAGCAACGAATGATTGCGCACGGTATTCGGCTGGCACGCCGGGGAGCGCTGGCAGCGCGGCTGGGCGTGGTTCGCGTTTGCCTGAACCTGCTTCTCGCCGGCAACCGTCTGCTGCCGAGGGCTGCAGCGAAAGCATGGAGCGGGCGGGCCGCTGAGGTCACCGATCGCATTGGCGGGCAGGTGCGCAAAATGCCGGAAGAGACTTGGCCTCTGGTCGCCTGCCACTGGAAGCAGTCCAAGAGCTTCGAAGGCATGGCGCGGCATTTCGAGTGCCTGGCGCAGAGCATCGTTGAATCTTCCGACTTTCCCGTTTTGGGCTTGCCAGTCACAATGCTCGTCGGTGCGCAGAATGAGCATCCGACTGATCAGGACGCATACGCTCGACGAATTTCAACCAGGACCAAAATAGTGATGGCAGAAAAAAGCGGGCATTGGATCCAGCTCGACGAACCCGAGTTGGTGGTGGATGCAATTCGGGAAATGGTGGAAGCCATGCAACAACAGAACCGGCGCCGGTAG
- a CDS encoding GAF domain-containing protein has translation MSCELISYNNTTKCLACSSTALLSLSRVLGGAIREQDRARLIDDAVINRVVENILEKNKPSEFVSESSTLLCAEPAMTGLTCRTLPQALPQLQPAMRWVLERACTATRADGAALALARRGKLVCHAHAGASVPDLGVEIDLNRGISGLCARTAMSWRCDSSEHDPYVDRTRCRELGTQSVLAAPVSHLNSVLGVLEIFSGQKNAFSDQDVATVQLLTGLLVVAITRGSRAPDIAEIVA, from the coding sequence GTGAGCTGTGAACTTATCAGCTACAACAACACAACCAAATGCCTGGCGTGCAGCAGCACGGCGCTGCTGAGCCTGTCGCGAGTGCTCGGCGGAGCGATTCGCGAACAGGATCGTGCTCGATTGATTGATGACGCTGTCATCAATCGGGTGGTCGAGAACATCCTGGAGAAGAACAAACCATCAGAGTTTGTCTCCGAAAGTTCAACCTTACTATGTGCAGAGCCGGCGATGACCGGCCTGACGTGCCGCACTCTGCCGCAAGCACTGCCGCAGCTTCAGCCCGCCATGCGCTGGGTATTGGAGCGTGCCTGCACAGCTACTCGCGCCGACGGCGCCGCGCTCGCGCTTGCGCGTCGAGGAAAGCTCGTTTGTCATGCCCATGCCGGAGCATCGGTTCCCGATCTCGGAGTTGAGATCGACCTGAACCGCGGCATCTCCGGCCTTTGCGCTCGTACTGCAATGAGCTGGCGCTGCGATTCATCGGAGCACGATCCCTATGTGGATCGCACACGCTGCCGCGAGTTAGGAACGCAGTCGGTGTTGGCCGCGCCGGTTTCTCATCTCAACAGCGTGCTCGGCGTGCTCGAAATATTCTCCGGTCAGAAGAACGCATTTTCCGATCAGGATGTCGCCACGGTCCAATTGCTAACCGGTCTTCTGGTCGTTGCGATTACTCGTGGAAGTCGTGCCCCTGACATAGCGGAAATTGTTGCCTAA